One genomic segment of Arachis duranensis cultivar V14167 chromosome 4, aradu.V14167.gnm2.J7QH, whole genome shotgun sequence includes these proteins:
- the LOC107483542 gene encoding uncharacterized protein LOC107483542 produces MAAGTMATAAGAAVMLYYVLSRRLGRKDSEEDLDGGGDPSKSGRSVRRRRISRRPAQPPATLLESIVTLSETLRFTYSETLGKWPIGDLAFGINYFMRKQGNLPVASVYAGSESVQLKGDDIIVELYELLRLLTLCMLFSKKPFPVFLDSAGFSPDDVLIQMPKAGLLRPAFTIIRDTQSKCLLLLIRGTHSIKDTLTAATGAVVPFHHSVLNDGGISNLVLGYAHCGMVAAARWIAKLCTPTLLQALGESPEFKVKIVGHSLGGGTAALLTYILREQKEFSTSTCVTFAPAACMTWELAESGKNFITTIINGSDLVPTFSTASIDDLRSEVTASSWINDLRDQVEHTRVLNVVYRSATALGSHLPSISSAKARVAGAGAILWPVTSGTQVVMKRAQSVAEAVVRTRSSLSSWSCMSARRRNVSSSPNSKTEDSSEASLISETTTESLLTEEMVTESTLKDEHNSSSSGGSGHGDTDEEEQLLAAKQDISDSTADHITEGQLWYELEKELQKQENSMDIDVQEEEAAAVKEITEEENQLVDAAEGSNSITTSENVDSHRFYPPGRIMHIVCMPSPVESNSDDPVEEHVGLFETPRELYSKLRLSRTMINDHYMPMYKKMMELLIRELEKDITGDVIM; encoded by the exons ATGGCGGCGGGGACGATGGCGACGGCAGCCGGAGCGGCGGTGATGCTGTACTATGTCCTCAGCCGGAGGCTAGGGCGGAAGGATTCGGAGGAGGATCTCGACGGCGGCGGCGATCCGTCGAAGTCAGGTAGATCGGTTCGCCGGAGGAGGATCTCACGGCGGCCAGCTCAGCCTCCGGCGACACTGCTCGAATCGATCGTGACGCTGTCGGAGACGCTGAGGTTCACTTACTCCGAGACGCTCGGCAAATGGCCAATCGGCGACTTGGCCTTCGGCATCAACTACTTCATGCGTAAGCAG GGTAATTTGCCAGTGGCTAGTGTTTATGCTGGGAGTGAGTCTGTGCAACTGAAAGGGGATGATATCATTGTGGAGCTTTATGAGCTGTTGAGGTTGTTgacactttgcatgcttttctctaaGAAGCCATTTCCTGTGTTCTTAGATTCTGCTGGATTCTCCCCTGATGATGTGCTCATACAAATGCCCAAAGCTGGG CTTTTGAGGCCTGCTTTTACAATTATACGAGATACACAGTCAAAATGCTTACTTCTATTGATACGGGGCACTCATAGCATAAAAGACACGCTGACAGCTGCAACCGGTGCTGTGGTCCCATTCCACCATTCTGTTTTAAATGATGGCGGGATAAGCAACTTAGTTTTAGGATATGCACACTGCGGTATGGTTGCTGCAGCTCGTTGGATTGCAAAGCTCTGCACTCCTACCCTACTCCAGGCTCTTGGTGAAAGTCCAGAATTCAAAGTCAAG ATTGTTGGACACTCACTTGGGGGTGGTACTGCCGCACTGTTAACGTATATTCTTAGAGAACAGAAGGAGTTCTCTACAAGCACTTGTGTCACGTTTGCTCCAG CTGCCTGTATGACATGGGAGTTAGCAGAATCAGGAAAGAACTTCATCACTACTATCATCAATGGTTCTGATTTAGTGCCCACGTTCTCGACTGCATCTATTGATGATCTCCGTTCTGAG GTCACCGCGTCCTCATGGATAAATGATTTACGGGATCAGGTTGAACATACAAGGGTCCTGAATGTTGTCTACCGCTCTGCAACTGCACTTGGATCTCACCTACCGTCTATATCTAGCGCAAAGGCGAGGGTAGCTGGGGCAGGCGCAATTCTGTGGCCAGTAACCAGCGGCACTCAG GTTGTGATGAAGCGGGCACAAAGTGTTGCTGAAGCTGTAGTCAGAACTCgttcatcattatcatcatggtCTTGCATGAGTGCACGTCGCCGGAATGTTAGTTCATCTCCCAACAGCAAAACAGAAGACTCGAGCGAAGCGTCTCTGATATCCGAAACAACTACTGAATCTCTTTTGACCGAAGAGATGGTAACAGAATCAACACTTAAGGATGAACACAATTCTTCATCAAGTGGAGGATCCGGCCACGGTGATACGGATGAAGAGGAACAACTACTTGCTGCCAAACAAGACATTTCTGATTCCACTGCAGATCACATAACAGAAGGCCAGTTGTGGTATGAACTAGAGAAGGAGCTTCAGAAACAGGAGAATTCCATGGACATTGATGTTCAGGAAGAAGAGGCCGCGGCAGTGAAAGAGATAACTGAGGAAGAGAATCAGCTTGTTGATGCTGCGGAAGGAAGCAATTCGATCACAACATCTGAAAATGTTGATAGCCACCGGTTTTATCCCCCGGGGAGGATCATGCACATTGTCTGCATGCCTTCCCCGGTTGAATCAAATTCCGATGATCCTGTCGAGGAACATGTGGGCTTATTCGAAACACCTAGAGAGCTTTACAGCAAGCTTAGACTTTCAAGAACGATGATAAATGATCATTATATGCCAATGtataagaagatgatggaactATTAATTCGAGAATTAGAGAAAGATATCACTGGTGACGTTATAATGTGA
- the LOC107483535 gene encoding uncharacterized protein LOC107483535 gives MNINRDLKNIILQKLGVFGSKWVKKLFYKISIAVVSTGVKYDTFVLAADEDIRVLFHCVRSFSEVKIQELYAKLEVGVDSSGFDAAAGASVPQVASPSFAADLDQTEAVGSVPLENPGVWQQAFEADAGGGMIHDVQGFGEPDRVENAMRDDNSDQEPADIIGDSDDDIGANPHTQNVPSSSSTQQYPPHFSTLNLEALGQQADGDEAILSVKDYSIRQGVEYRVLESDHLKYHGKCKAFGKGCSWLIRISFRAQKGIWEVRRYNGPHTCLATSIFSDHRQLDYHVICARIFPLVRADATVTVKVLQQATEANYGFMPSYRKVWMAK, from the exons ATGAACATAAACCGTG ATTTAAAGAACATCATCTTGCAGAAGCTTGGAGTATTTGGGAGCAAGTGGGTGAAGAAGCTATTCTACAAGATTTCCATCGCAGTTGTCTCGACCGGTGTTAAGTATGATACGTTTGTGCTAGCGGCTGATGAAGATATTAGGGTTCTGTTTCATTGTGTTAGGAGCTTTTCGGAGGTCAAAATACAGGAGCTGTATGCGAAGTTGGAGGTTGGTGTTGATAGTTCTGGG TTTGATGCTGCGGCCGGAGCATCTGTTCCGCAAGTCGCATCCCCTTCCTTCGCGGCTGATTTAGATCAAACGGAGGCAGTTGGTTCTGTACCGTTGGAGAATCCTGGGGTCTGGCAGCAGGCATTTGAGGCGGATGCCGGTGGTGGCATGATTCATGATGTTCAAGGCTTTGGGGAACCTGATCGAGTAGAGAATGCAATGCGGGACGATAACTCTGACCAAGAGCCTGCAGATATCATTGGAGACAGCGATGATGACATAGGTGCCAATCCACATACACAGAACGTGCCTTCAAGTTCTAGCACACAGCAGTATCCTCCACACTTCTCCACTCTAAACTTGGAGGCTCTAGGTCAACAGGCGGACGGAG atgaagctATTTTGAGTGTGAAGGACTATAGCATCCGTCAAGGTGTTGAGTACAGAGTCTTAGAATCGGATCATCTGAAGTATCATGGAAAATGCAAGGCATTTGGCAAGGGTTGTAGTTGGTTGATTCGCATATCGTTTCGTGCACAAAAGGGCATTTGGGAGGTTAGGAGGTACAATGGTCCACACACTTGTTTGGCCACCTCTATTTTCAGTGATCATCGTCAGTTGGATTACCATGTTATCTGTGCGAGGATTTTTCCGTTGGTTAGGGCGGATGCTACGGTTACGGTAAAGGTCTTGCAACAAGCAACAGAAGCCAATTACGGGTTCATGCCTAGTTACAGGAAGGTTTGGATGGCAAAATAG
- the LOC107483534 gene encoding SAGA-associated factor 29 homolog A-like: MSSPNIAAMLDKTEELDLIIKEQEVILLKINDLNEKLKTSPQVVENPDDNSLELLKVWYTQAMNLSNCEANICDLLANQLDALLELQQPSPPLPRLPPLPQQQKRMAKARVEQPKRQKQVKSLSNPSSITGSLEGKEVAAKVMPQNFEKEEWIIVRVVCFDEESKEFEVVDEEPDNGDAKEVESGEKKYKVPMRSIIPFPSSNDPTSAPEFSPGTYVLAVYPGTTTLYKARVVRGHNKRKKHDYVLEFDDDENEDGTLPKRKVPFHKVVAFIAEVDGQ, from the coding sequence ATGTCATCACCGAACATTGCTGCAATGTTAGATAAAACGGAAGAGCTTGATCTGATAATTAAAGAGCAAGAGGTTATTTTGTTGAAGATCAACGATCTCAACGAGAAGCTTAAAACATCTCCTCAAGTAGTTGAGAACCCCGACGACAATTCATTAGAACTCCTTAAAGTGTGGTACACTCAGGCAATGAATCTATCCAACTGCGAAGCAAATATTTGTGACTTGCTGGCAAATCAACTGGATGCCCTTCTAGAATTGCAACAACCATCGCCACCGCTACCGCGGCTGCCCCCGCTGCCGCAACAGCAGAAAAGAATGGCCAAAGCACGTGTGGAACAACCGAAACGACAGAAACAAGTGAAAAGCTTGTCCAACCCTTCTTCTATAACAGGGAGCCTAGAGGGGAAGGAGGTAGCAGCTAAGGTCATGCCacaaaactttgaaaaagaagaatggaTTATTGTGAGAGTGGTTTGTTTCGATGAGGAATCGAAAGAGTTTGAAGTTGTTGATGAGGAGCCTGATAATGGCGATGCTAAAGAAGTTGAAAGTGGTGAGAAGAAATATAAGGTTCCCATGAGAAGCATCATTCCTTTTCCTAGCAGTAATGATCCAACTAGTGCACCAGAATTTTCTCCCGGAACATATGTTTTGGCTGTGTATCCAGGAACAACTACACTATATAAAGCAAGGGTTGTGCGGGGCCATAATAAGCGGAAGAAACATGATTATGTGTTggagtttgatgatgatgagaatgaAGATGGAACTCTCCCTAAAAGGAAAGTGCCATTCCACAAAGTCGTTGCTTTTATTGCTGAGGTAGACGGCCAATGA